Proteins encoded by one window of Kribbella flavida DSM 17836:
- a CDS encoding shikimate kinase, whose protein sequence is MSGPVVVLVGPPGSGKSTVAALLAAKLGKLHRDTDTDVETTAGKPISDIFVDSGEPAFRALERAAIVAALQDGDAVLSVGGGAILDADTRSDLSGHTVVYLDVSVGEAAKRVGLGVARPLLLGNVRTQLKNLMDARRPLYAEVAKLTVTTDGRTPEEIADEIAEQLG, encoded by the coding sequence GTGAGCGGACCGGTGGTGGTGCTCGTCGGGCCGCCCGGGTCCGGCAAGTCGACCGTCGCGGCGCTGCTCGCGGCCAAGCTCGGCAAGCTGCACCGCGACACCGACACCGACGTCGAGACCACGGCGGGCAAGCCGATCTCCGACATCTTCGTCGACTCCGGCGAGCCGGCCTTTCGCGCGCTCGAGCGGGCCGCGATCGTCGCCGCGCTGCAGGACGGCGACGCGGTGCTCTCGGTCGGCGGCGGCGCGATCCTGGACGCCGACACCCGGTCCGACCTGTCCGGTCACACCGTCGTCTACCTGGACGTGTCGGTCGGTGAGGCGGCCAAGCGGGTCGGTCTCGGCGTCGCCCGGCCGCTGCTGCTCGGCAACGTCCGGACCCAGCTGAAGAACCTGATGGACGCCCGCCGCCCGCTGTACGCCGAGGTCGCCAAGCTGACCGTGACCACCGACGGCCGCACGCCGGAGGAGATCGCCGACGAGATCGCCGAGCAGCTCGGATGA
- a CDS encoding ADP-ribosylglycohydrolase family protein: MERRVEEQYRARVRGCLLGGAVGDALGGPIEFRDAANIVAEHPDGVRTFVAGGNDWPPGTVTDDTQMTLFAVEGLIRAGVRTDRGLGLTVAVTQHAFDRWLDTQLLPGPSGQRDGWLQGEQWLYARRAPGNTCLTALTEARKGDRQIRQFGAQAVNNSKGCGGVMRAAPFGLLPHENHTQWVFDAAAESAGYTHGHPTGKLASGALAALIYEICQGAGLDAALDTTQDLLSRYPAHEETSTALAAARELAKAGKPGPATVEQLGGGWIAEEALAIGVYAALARPEPEQFLDALALAVTHSGDSDSTGAICGNLLGALHGETALPAELVFAVEGRGVILQLADDFVLEFVHGRRLHGDHGPETAWRTRYPGW; the protein is encoded by the coding sequence GTGGAGCGGCGGGTCGAGGAGCAGTACCGGGCGCGGGTGCGGGGCTGCCTGCTGGGTGGGGCGGTCGGTGACGCGCTGGGTGGGCCGATCGAGTTCCGGGACGCGGCGAACATCGTCGCGGAGCATCCGGACGGCGTACGGACGTTCGTTGCGGGTGGCAACGACTGGCCGCCGGGCACGGTGACCGACGACACGCAGATGACGCTGTTCGCGGTGGAGGGGCTGATCCGGGCCGGGGTCCGGACCGATCGCGGACTCGGGCTGACGGTCGCCGTCACGCAGCACGCGTTCGACCGCTGGCTGGACACCCAGCTGCTGCCGGGTCCGAGCGGCCAGCGCGACGGGTGGCTCCAGGGTGAGCAGTGGTTGTACGCGCGGCGCGCGCCCGGCAACACCTGTCTCACCGCGCTGACCGAGGCCCGCAAGGGCGATCGCCAGATCAGGCAGTTCGGAGCCCAGGCCGTCAACAACTCGAAGGGCTGTGGCGGAGTGATGCGGGCTGCGCCGTTCGGACTGCTGCCGCACGAGAACCACACCCAGTGGGTGTTCGACGCGGCGGCCGAGTCCGCCGGGTACACGCACGGCCATCCGACCGGCAAGCTCGCGTCCGGTGCGCTGGCCGCGCTGATTTACGAGATCTGCCAGGGCGCGGGCCTCGACGCGGCGCTCGACACCACCCAGGACCTGCTCAGCCGCTACCCGGCGCACGAGGAGACCAGTACGGCGCTCGCTGCCGCGCGCGAGCTCGCCAAGGCGGGCAAGCCGGGACCGGCGACGGTGGAGCAGCTCGGCGGAGGCTGGATCGCCGAGGAGGCGCTCGCGATCGGTGTGTACGCCGCTCTCGCGCGTCCCGAGCCGGAGCAGTTCCTGGACGCGCTCGCGCTGGCGGTGACGCATTCCGGGGACAGCGACTCCACCGGCGCGATCTGCGGCAACCTGCTCGGCGCGCTGCACGGTGAGACCGCGCTGCCCGCCGAACTGGTCTTTGCCGTCGAGGGCCGGGGCGTCATCCTGCAGCTGGCCGACGACTTCGTGCTGGAGTTCGTGCACGGCCGGCGCCTGCACGGCGACCACGGCCCGGAGACCGCCTGGCGAACCCGCTACCCCGGCTGGTGA
- a CDS encoding FAD-binding oxidoreductase: MNRFDRREVLKAGGLLAAATLTSCSDTKPASAGPSEAASTGPSEAASTKPSEVASTGPGEAATAAPDWTGLARRLDGRLYRPGQTGYAGAHQLFNPRWDSVQPAGVVRAGSVDDVREAILFARTNKLACVPKGGGHSYVGASTVRNGLMVDVGALKSLAYVSTAIQIGAGARLYDVHAYLDKFGRSLPTGTCPTVGIAGLALGGGLGIHTRTYGLTSDRVISLQVVTADGVVRTASATQNADLYWALRGGGGGNLGIVTSFRLATIPGGKLGFFRLSWPEAKAAAVLRGWQRFAREAPATTWGNLHVSADDNGTVSVHVIGISTTGSATSAAAELESFVGAKGSARTITVKTHMEAVRYLGGGTTSPRSGWLAGSDVLRGPMDAGAIDGLLGVVKAAARAKLVATAILDPLGGQAANQPAGGSAWPWRSALGVIQWYAELPGQPSTAQLRAAQGFVSDGHRAVARFSAGGYVNYLEAGRAVSSYYGSSLPRLRTVKQKYDPTGFFRTAYTLG, from the coding sequence GTGAACCGTTTTGACCGCCGTGAAGTCCTGAAGGCCGGGGGTCTGCTGGCCGCCGCCACCCTGACCAGCTGCTCGGACACCAAACCTGCGAGCGCCGGACCGAGCGAAGCCGCCTCCACCGGTCCGAGCGAAGCGGCCTCCACCAAGCCCAGCGAAGTAGCCTCCACGGGGCCAGGTGAGGCGGCCACCGCCGCCCCCGACTGGACCGGGCTCGCACGTCGCCTCGACGGCCGGCTCTACCGCCCGGGCCAGACCGGCTACGCCGGGGCGCACCAGCTGTTCAACCCCCGCTGGGACTCCGTGCAACCGGCCGGCGTGGTCCGGGCAGGCAGCGTCGACGACGTCCGCGAGGCGATTCTGTTCGCCCGCACGAACAAGCTGGCCTGCGTGCCGAAGGGCGGCGGCCACTCGTACGTCGGCGCATCCACGGTGCGTAACGGCCTGATGGTCGACGTCGGCGCGCTCAAGAGCCTGGCCTACGTGAGCACCGCGATCCAGATCGGCGCCGGCGCCCGGCTGTACGACGTGCACGCCTACCTCGACAAGTTCGGCCGCTCGCTGCCCACCGGCACCTGTCCCACGGTCGGCATCGCCGGTCTCGCGCTCGGCGGTGGACTGGGCATCCACACCCGCACCTACGGCCTGACCAGCGACCGGGTGATCTCGCTGCAGGTGGTGACCGCCGACGGCGTCGTCCGGACCGCGAGCGCGACGCAGAACGCCGACCTGTACTGGGCGCTGCGCGGTGGCGGCGGCGGCAACCTCGGCATCGTCACGTCGTTCCGGCTGGCCACGATCCCGGGCGGCAAGCTCGGCTTCTTCCGGCTGAGCTGGCCGGAGGCGAAGGCGGCCGCCGTCCTGCGCGGCTGGCAGCGCTTCGCCCGGGAGGCCCCGGCCACCACCTGGGGAAATCTGCACGTCAGTGCCGACGACAACGGCACCGTCTCGGTCCACGTCATCGGCATCTCGACCACCGGGTCGGCGACGTCCGCGGCCGCTGAGCTGGAGTCGTTCGTCGGGGCCAAGGGCTCGGCCCGGACGATCACCGTGAAGACGCACATGGAAGCGGTGCGGTACCTGGGCGGTGGCACGACGAGCCCGCGCTCCGGCTGGCTGGCCGGGTCGGACGTGCTGCGCGGCCCGATGGACGCCGGCGCGATCGACGGGCTGCTCGGTGTCGTGAAGGCCGCGGCCAGGGCGAAGCTGGTCGCCACGGCGATCCTCGATCCGCTCGGCGGTCAGGCGGCGAACCAGCCGGCCGGTGGTTCGGCGTGGCCGTGGCGGTCCGCGCTCGGTGTCATCCAGTGGTACGCCGAGCTGCCCGGCCAGCCGTCGACGGCGCAGCTCCGCGCGGCCCAGGGGTTCGTCAGCGACGGCCATCGAGCGGTCGCCAGGTTCTCCGCCGGCGGCTACGTCAACTACCTCGAGGCCGGCCGCGCGGTGAGCTCGTACTACGGGTCCAGCCTGCCCCGGCTGCGCACGGTCAAGCAGAAGTACGACCCGACCGGCTTCTTCCGCACCGCCTACACCTTGGGCTGA
- a CDS encoding prepilin peptidase, whose protein sequence is MPGLEPVITGVAAAIVCAPAAYVFGPWLLRRIPEPILDEDQTKLRYADLATPRAAAWCALLAGVCGGLIGWQLGLSAGLAAWLVLTVSGAVLGYIDARTRYLPSAIIWPTYGAVAAALVVGAAVSGQWGSLRRAAIAGVIGFGVFYLLWFVFPRGVGFGDVRLSGLLGMALGWLGWGELITGLYGGFFLGAVLGVVLTLAKVFKRREMFPFGPFMLVGAVAGVLFGEPLERLYLG, encoded by the coding sequence GTGCCTGGTCTGGAGCCCGTGATCACCGGAGTCGCCGCGGCGATCGTCTGCGCGCCGGCGGCGTACGTGTTCGGGCCCTGGCTGCTGCGCAGGATTCCCGAGCCGATCCTCGACGAGGACCAGACCAAGCTCCGGTACGCCGACCTGGCGACGCCGCGCGCCGCGGCCTGGTGCGCGCTGCTCGCCGGAGTGTGCGGCGGGCTGATCGGCTGGCAGCTCGGGCTCTCGGCCGGTCTCGCCGCCTGGCTGGTGCTCACCGTCTCCGGCGCGGTGCTCGGCTACATCGACGCCCGCACCCGGTACCTGCCGTCGGCGATCATCTGGCCGACGTACGGGGCGGTCGCCGCGGCGCTGGTGGTCGGCGCGGCGGTGTCGGGGCAGTGGGGCTCGCTGCGGCGGGCCGCGATCGCCGGGGTGATCGGGTTCGGGGTGTTCTACCTGCTGTGGTTCGTGTTTCCGCGCGGAGTCGGTTTCGGGGACGTCCGGTTGTCGGGCCTGCTCGGGATGGCGCTGGGCTGGCTCGGCTGGGGCGAGTTGATCACCGGCCTGTACGGCGGGTTCTTCCTCGGCGCGGTGCTCGGCGTCGTGCTGACGCTGGCGAAGGTGTTCAAGCGCCGGGAGATGTTCCCGTTCGGGCCGTTCATGCTGGTCGGCGCGGTGGCCGGCGTGCTGTTCGGCGAACCACTGGAACGCCTGTACCTGGGTTAG
- a CDS encoding FAD-dependent oxidoreductase — translation MPNLSRRHLLAATAGAAVALPGATSLTAAAAPPTTATAGRRPAGTKVLPDDARYQDLVQRGINRRFVAEPDYARVVHSTQDAVDAVQEAVRANKRIAVRGGGHCFEDFVDHSDVEVLIDLSQYDEVSFDERLRAFSIGAGATLETVYKALFYGWGVTVPGGGCLGVGVGGHFSGGGYGPLSRRYGSVVDHLYGVEVVVVGADRRARAVVATRDNQYRDLWWAHTGGGGGNFGVVTRYLMRTAGARGSDPAKLLPKAPSSLLSSITVYDWKTVTKAGFLRTLRNFFDFYERNNAPDSPYATLYSPLILTHVSSGSFLLSTQIDAGVPDAAKLLAAFNAAMVEGVTPAPQVIEAGEGPFLRTTIQRSIAETTDPGREKYKAGYLRKGYTDAQLETIYRHLSDPSYTGATAATLLLVPYGGQVNTVPSGATATAQRDVIAKMVTAVGWTDPAEDAKHIGWLRTVYRDIYRDTGGVPVPNEINAGSYINYPDRDLADPEQNTSGVPWHTLYYLGNYPRLQRIKKRWDPGNVFRHRLSIEPAE, via the coding sequence ATGCCGAACCTGAGTCGCCGCCACCTGCTCGCCGCCACCGCCGGAGCCGCCGTCGCGCTGCCCGGAGCCACCTCGCTCACCGCGGCCGCCGCACCGCCCACCACCGCTACCGCCGGCCGTCGTCCGGCCGGGACCAAGGTCCTGCCCGACGACGCGCGCTACCAGGATCTCGTGCAGCGCGGGATCAACCGGCGCTTCGTCGCCGAGCCCGACTACGCCAGGGTGGTGCACTCCACCCAGGACGCCGTCGACGCCGTCCAGGAGGCGGTCCGGGCGAACAAGCGGATCGCCGTCCGCGGTGGCGGTCACTGCTTCGAGGACTTCGTCGACCACAGCGACGTCGAGGTGCTGATCGACCTGTCGCAGTACGACGAGGTCAGCTTCGACGAACGCCTCCGCGCCTTCTCGATCGGCGCCGGGGCGACGCTGGAAACCGTCTACAAGGCGTTGTTCTACGGCTGGGGCGTGACCGTGCCCGGCGGCGGCTGCCTCGGTGTCGGCGTCGGCGGCCACTTCAGCGGTGGCGGCTACGGCCCGCTCTCGCGCCGGTACGGCTCGGTCGTCGACCACCTGTACGGCGTGGAGGTCGTCGTGGTCGGCGCGGACCGCCGGGCCCGGGCGGTCGTCGCGACCAGGGACAACCAGTACCGCGACCTGTGGTGGGCGCACACCGGCGGCGGGGGCGGCAACTTCGGTGTGGTCACCCGCTACCTGATGCGCACCGCCGGCGCGCGTGGTTCGGACCCGGCCAAGTTGTTGCCCAAGGCGCCTTCATCGTTGCTGTCCAGCATCACCGTGTACGACTGGAAGACCGTCACCAAGGCCGGCTTCCTGCGCACGCTGCGCAACTTCTTCGACTTCTACGAGCGCAACAACGCGCCGGACTCGCCGTACGCGACGCTGTACAGCCCGCTGATCCTGACGCACGTGTCCAGCGGCAGCTTCCTGCTCTCGACCCAGATCGACGCCGGCGTACCGGACGCGGCGAAGCTGCTGGCCGCGTTCAACGCCGCGATGGTCGAGGGGGTCACGCCGGCGCCGCAGGTGATCGAAGCCGGCGAAGGGCCGTTCCTGCGGACCACGATCCAGCGGTCGATCGCCGAGACGACCGATCCCGGGCGGGAGAAGTACAAGGCGGGCTACCTGCGCAAGGGCTACACCGACGCGCAGCTGGAGACGATCTACCGGCACCTCAGCGACCCGTCGTACACCGGAGCGACGGCGGCCACGCTTTTGCTCGTGCCGTACGGCGGCCAGGTGAACACCGTGCCGTCCGGCGCCACCGCGACGGCTCAGCGTGACGTGATCGCCAAGATGGTGACGGCCGTCGGCTGGACGGATCCGGCCGAGGACGCCAAGCACATCGGCTGGCTGCGCACGGTCTACCGCGACATCTACCGCGACACCGGTGGGGTGCCGGTGCCGAACGAGATCAACGCCGGCTCGTACATCAACTACCCGGACCGCGACCTCGCCGACCCCGAGCAGAACACGTCCGGGGTGCCCTGGCACACGCTGTACTACCTCGGCAACTATCCGCGGCTGCAGCGGATCAAGAAGCGCTGGGACCCGGGCAACGTCTTCCGGCACCGGCTTTCCATCGAGCCCGCCGAATGA
- the ruvX gene encoding Holliday junction resolvase RuvX codes for MRRGVRVALDIGDARIGVASSDPHGILATPVETVRRGPGDLDRIVTLVADLEAFEIVVGLPRSLNGGEGPAAVKIRATAEQVRQLVAARQVDTEVRLVDERFTTVTAERMLRERGKKGSKRRAVVDQAAAVVILQHALDFERETGNPPGRPL; via the coding sequence ATGCGCCGAGGGGTACGGGTCGCGCTGGACATCGGCGACGCCCGGATCGGGGTCGCCAGCAGTGACCCGCACGGGATCCTGGCCACGCCGGTGGAAACCGTGCGCAGGGGTCCCGGTGACCTTGACCGGATCGTTACGCTCGTAGCCGATCTCGAAGCGTTCGAGATCGTCGTCGGCCTGCCTCGTTCGTTGAACGGGGGAGAAGGACCGGCGGCGGTCAAGATCCGCGCGACCGCCGAGCAGGTCCGGCAGTTGGTGGCGGCCCGGCAGGTGGACACGGAGGTGAGACTGGTGGATGAGCGGTTCACCACGGTCACCGCCGAGCGGATGCTGCGGGAGCGCGGGAAGAAGGGCTCCAAGCGGCGGGCCGTGGTCGACCAGGCCGCGGCGGTCGTGATTCTGCAACACGCGCTCGACTTCGAGCGGGAGACCGGCAACCCACCCGGGAGGCCCCTGTGA
- the aroC gene encoding chorismate synthase has product MLRWLTAGESHGQALVAVLEGLPAGVQVTTHDVADALARRRLGYGRGARMKFERDEVTFLGGFRHGLSLGSPVAIQVGNTEWPKWQQVMSADPVDPAALAELARNAPLTRPRPGHADLAGMQKYGFDEARPVLERASARETAARVALGEVAARFLRQALGVTIVSHVVELGTVKAPYGSLPAYADLAALDADPVRCLDADASKAMVAEIDAAQKAGDTLGGVVEVVVDGLPPGLGSYVHWDRRLDSKLAGALMGIQAIKGVELGDGFELARTPGSKAHDEIVAEDGTVRRTSGRSGGTEGGMSTGETLRVRAAMKPIATVPRALRTIDTSTGEAASAHHQRSDVCAVPAAGIVAEAMVALVLADVALEKFGGDSVTETARNHRAYLASLPETIQPREWSAE; this is encoded by the coding sequence ATGCTGCGCTGGCTCACCGCCGGCGAGTCGCACGGACAAGCGCTCGTCGCCGTACTCGAAGGTCTTCCCGCAGGCGTCCAGGTCACCACGCACGACGTGGCCGACGCCCTCGCCCGTCGTCGGCTCGGCTACGGCCGAGGCGCCCGGATGAAGTTCGAGCGGGACGAGGTGACGTTCCTCGGTGGCTTCCGGCACGGGCTGTCGCTCGGCAGCCCGGTCGCCATCCAGGTCGGCAACACCGAGTGGCCGAAGTGGCAGCAGGTGATGTCCGCCGACCCGGTCGACCCCGCGGCGCTCGCCGAGTTGGCCCGCAACGCCCCGCTGACCCGGCCCCGGCCCGGTCACGCCGACCTGGCCGGCATGCAGAAGTACGGCTTCGACGAGGCCCGCCCGGTGCTCGAACGCGCCAGCGCCCGGGAGACCGCCGCCCGGGTCGCGCTCGGCGAGGTCGCTGCGCGCTTCCTCCGGCAGGCGCTCGGCGTGACGATCGTCAGCCACGTGGTCGAGCTCGGCACCGTCAAGGCGCCGTACGGTTCGCTGCCCGCGTACGCCGATCTGGCCGCGCTCGACGCGGACCCGGTGCGCTGCCTCGACGCGGACGCGAGCAAGGCGATGGTCGCCGAGATCGACGCCGCGCAGAAGGCCGGTGACACCCTCGGCGGCGTCGTCGAGGTGGTGGTCGACGGGCTGCCGCCGGGCCTGGGCAGCTACGTGCACTGGGACCGCCGGCTGGACAGCAAGCTGGCCGGTGCGCTGATGGGCATCCAGGCGATCAAGGGCGTCGAGCTCGGCGACGGCTTCGAGCTGGCCCGGACGCCGGGCTCGAAGGCGCACGACGAGATCGTCGCCGAGGACGGCACGGTACGGCGTACCAGCGGCCGCTCGGGCGGCACCGAGGGCGGCATGAGCACCGGGGAGACGCTGCGGGTGCGCGCCGCGATGAAGCCGATCGCGACGGTGCCGCGGGCGCTGCGCACGATCGACACCAGCACCGGCGAGGCGGCCTCGGCGCACCACCAGCGCTCCGACGTGTGCGCGGTTCCCGCGGCCGGCATCGTGGCGGAGGCGATGGTCGCGCTGGTGCTCGCCGACGTCGCGCTGGAGAAGTTCGGCGGCGACTCGGTGACCGAGACCGCGCGCAACCACCGCGCCTACCTGGCGAGCCTGCCGGAGACCATCCAGCCGCGCGAGTGGAGCGCGGAGTGA
- a CDS encoding shikimate dehydrogenase, whose product MTRCAVLGSPIAHSLSPAMHRAAYAELGLDWRYDAFEVGEHELRGFLATLGDDVRGLSLTMPLKRVALELVDTVDPVAELIGAANTMLFEPDGSRSAHNTDVPGLIAAFAERGITGADTAVVLGGGATAASTLAALRGLKVSEVTLVVRDLAKAERLRDLAAALELKTSVADFGQVEQIGGFDLCVSTLPGGAVDRWAEHFAAVAPVVFDVAYHPWPTQLALVAHRIGTELLNGLDLLVHQATLQVEMMTGRSPAPLAAMRAAAREELDDREPF is encoded by the coding sequence ATGACCCGGTGTGCTGTGCTGGGCAGTCCGATCGCCCACTCGCTGTCGCCCGCGATGCACCGCGCGGCGTACGCCGAGCTCGGGCTTGACTGGCGGTACGACGCGTTCGAGGTCGGCGAGCACGAGCTGCGCGGGTTCCTCGCGACGCTCGGTGACGACGTACGCGGCCTGTCGCTGACGATGCCGCTGAAGCGGGTCGCGCTGGAGCTGGTGGACACTGTCGACCCGGTGGCCGAGCTGATCGGCGCCGCGAACACGATGCTGTTCGAGCCCGACGGGTCCCGCTCGGCGCACAACACCGACGTACCGGGGCTGATCGCGGCGTTCGCGGAGCGCGGCATCACCGGCGCCGACACGGCCGTCGTGCTCGGCGGCGGCGCGACCGCGGCGTCCACCCTGGCGGCCCTGCGCGGGCTCAAGGTGAGCGAGGTGACGCTCGTCGTGCGCGACCTCGCCAAGGCGGAGCGGCTGCGGGACCTGGCGGCCGCGCTGGAGCTGAAAACCTCGGTCGCGGACTTCGGCCAGGTCGAGCAGATCGGCGGCTTCGACCTGTGCGTCTCGACGCTGCCCGGGGGAGCGGTCGACCGGTGGGCCGAGCACTTCGCCGCCGTCGCGCCGGTGGTCTTCGACGTCGCCTACCACCCCTGGCCGACCCAGCTCGCGCTCGTGGCGCACCGGATCGGGACAGAGCTGCTGAACGGACTTGACCTGCTCGTGCATCAAGCCACCCTCCAGGTGGAGATGATGACGGGGAGGTCGCCGGCTCCGCTGGCGGCCATGAGAGCCGCCGCGCGGGAGGAGCTCGACGATCGTGAACCGTTTTGA
- the mltG gene encoding endolytic transglycosylase MltG produces MSRTSVHGDDVDGGDDLDVDLGLRPESRVERRANRRKQRARRSFGCFAGLVSLAVVGALIGGLVFGFGKGRDYLEQVFAAPDYDGEGTGSVMVEVTRGQSAQAIADTLEKKDVVKSARAFERAAREEPRSVQLQAATYTLRKKMSAKAALALMLDPAKSIKVTRFGVVSGSTKDVVAQKLQENKVIKLPPGSVAAALAKPETLGLPSYAKNNPEGFLYPGTYDVPKNATAYSILRLMTGQFAKTQAELKLPQVAQRKKLDPYQAVIVASIIAAETNRAEDYPKVARVIYNRLQRGMRLQMDSTVHYVAGKSGGVFTTDEERALDSPYNTYKNRGLPPTPINSPGKDTLRAALHATPGPWLYFTLVNLDTGETAFAATDQEHLANVKKLQAWCQAHKGRC; encoded by the coding sequence ATGAGCAGGACCTCAGTGCACGGCGACGACGTCGACGGCGGCGACGACCTCGACGTCGACCTCGGGCTGCGCCCGGAGAGCCGGGTGGAGCGGCGCGCGAACCGGCGCAAGCAGCGGGCCCGCCGCAGCTTCGGCTGCTTCGCCGGCCTGGTGTCGCTGGCCGTGGTGGGCGCGCTGATCGGCGGGCTGGTGTTCGGTTTCGGCAAGGGCCGGGACTACCTGGAGCAGGTGTTCGCCGCGCCCGACTACGACGGCGAGGGCACCGGCTCGGTGATGGTCGAGGTGACCCGCGGCCAGAGCGCCCAGGCGATCGCCGACACGCTGGAGAAGAAGGACGTGGTGAAGAGCGCCCGCGCCTTCGAGCGGGCCGCCCGCGAGGAGCCGCGCAGCGTCCAGCTCCAGGCCGCGACGTACACGTTGCGCAAGAAGATGTCGGCCAAGGCCGCGCTCGCGCTGATGCTCGACCCGGCCAAGTCGATCAAGGTCACCCGTTTCGGCGTGGTTTCCGGCTCGACCAAGGACGTGGTGGCGCAGAAGCTGCAGGAGAACAAGGTCATCAAGCTGCCGCCGGGGTCGGTGGCCGCCGCGCTGGCCAAGCCGGAGACGCTCGGACTGCCGTCGTACGCGAAGAACAATCCCGAGGGCTTTCTCTACCCCGGCACGTACGACGTGCCGAAGAACGCGACGGCGTACTCGATCCTGCGGCTGATGACCGGGCAGTTCGCCAAGACGCAGGCCGAGCTGAAGCTGCCGCAGGTGGCGCAGCGCAAGAAGCTCGACCCGTACCAGGCGGTGATCGTGGCCAGCATCATCGCGGCCGAGACCAACCGGGCCGAGGACTACCCGAAGGTCGCCCGGGTGATCTACAACCGGCTGCAGCGCGGCATGCGGCTGCAGATGGACTCGACGGTGCACTACGTGGCCGGCAAGAGCGGCGGCGTCTTCACCACCGACGAGGAGCGCGCGCTCGACTCGCCGTACAACACCTACAAGAACCGGGGGCTGCCGCCGACGCCGATCAACTCGCCCGGCAAGGACACCCTGCGCGCGGCGCTGCACGCGACGCCCGGCCCGTGGCTGTACTTCACCCTGGTCAACCTGGACACCGGCGAGACTGCCTTCGCCGCCACCGACCAGGAGCACCTGGCCAACGTGAAGAAACTGCAGGCCTGGTGCCAGGCCCACAAGGGCCGATGCTGA
- the aroB gene encoding 3-dehydroquinate synthase codes for MSTRRITVAAAAPYDVVIGDNLLGELPGLLGEGVQRVAVIHPRALRASGDAIRDDLVGSGFTAHAIEIPDAEEAKSAEVLAYCWSVLGQAGFTRSDAIVSIGGGTTTDLAGFVAATWLRGVKVVHIPTTLLGMVDAAVGGKTGINTAEGKNLVGAFWEPAGVLCDLAALETLPRNDYVSGLAEVVKCGFIADPVILDLVEKDPAGAGEPAYEHTEELIARAIQVKADTVGADLRERTTAAGGAIGREALNYGHTLGHAIERVERYKWRHGAAISIGMVFVAELARAAGRLDDATADRHRTVLESLGLPVKYRADAWPHLQDAMKLDKKTRADRLRFVILDALAKPTVLEAPDPSLLIAAYTEVT; via the coding sequence ATGAGCACGCGCAGAATCACGGTCGCCGCCGCCGCGCCGTACGACGTGGTGATCGGTGACAACCTGCTCGGCGAGCTGCCGGGTCTGCTCGGGGAGGGTGTGCAGCGGGTCGCCGTCATCCACCCGCGCGCGCTGCGGGCCAGCGGCGACGCGATCCGCGACGACCTGGTCGGCAGCGGGTTCACCGCGCACGCGATCGAGATCCCGGACGCCGAGGAAGCCAAGTCCGCCGAGGTGCTCGCGTACTGCTGGTCGGTGCTCGGGCAGGCCGGTTTCACCCGGTCGGACGCGATCGTGTCGATCGGCGGCGGTACCACGACCGACCTGGCCGGGTTCGTGGCCGCGACCTGGTTGCGCGGGGTGAAGGTGGTGCACATCCCGACCACCCTGCTCGGCATGGTCGACGCGGCCGTCGGCGGCAAGACCGGCATCAACACGGCCGAGGGCAAGAACCTGGTCGGTGCGTTCTGGGAGCCGGCCGGCGTGCTGTGCGACCTGGCCGCGCTGGAGACGCTGCCGAGGAACGACTACGTCAGCGGCCTGGCCGAGGTGGTGAAGTGCGGCTTCATCGCCGACCCGGTGATTCTCGACCTGGTGGAGAAGGACCCGGCGGGCGCCGGCGAACCGGCGTACGAGCACACCGAGGAACTGATCGCCCGTGCGATCCAGGTCAAGGCCGACACCGTCGGCGCCGACCTGCGTGAGCGGACCACCGCGGCCGGCGGCGCGATCGGCCGGGAGGCGCTGAACTACGGTCACACGCTCGGCCACGCGATCGAGCGGGTCGAACGCTACAAGTGGCGGCACGGCGCCGCGATCAGCATCGGCATGGTTTTCGTCGCCGAGCTCGCCCGGGCCGCCGGCCGCCTGGACGACGCCACCGCCGATCGGCACCGGACGGTGCTGGAGTCGCTCGGCTTGCCGGTGAAGTACCGCGCGGACGCCTGGCCGCACCTGCAGGACGCGATGAAGCTGGACAAGAAGACGAGGGCCGATCGCCTGCGCTTCGTCATCCTGGATGCGCTGGCCAAGCCGACCGTTCTCGAGGCGCCGGACCCCAGCCTGCTCATCGCCGCCTACACCGAAGTCACCTGA